CGGACGTTTTTCTTTATACAACGCCTGATGATCCGCGTGCGGCGCCGCTGCTGGAGGCGCTGCGTCAGGAATATGACAGCCGCTATGGTTCATTTTATGATGAACAGGGCGCGATTGCCGAAATAAACCGCTATCCGGCAGAGGATTTTGCGCCGCCTGCGGGCAATTTTGTTTTGCTGCTGCGCGCGGGCGAAACCATCGGCGGCGGGGCGTTTAAATATTATGACGCACACACGGCTGAATTAAAGCGTGTCTGGACACGCAGTGACCTGCGCCGGCAGGGGCTGGCGCGCAAGGTGCTGGCCGAGCTGGAACAGCAGGCGCGAAAACAGGGCTATTCACGGCTTTATCTGACAACCGGTTTCCGCCAGCCGGAGGCTGTCGGCCTTTATCTCAATCATGGCTACAAAGCTTTGTTTGATCTTCAGGCCGACCCGGAAACGTATAAATATCTGCCTTTTGAAAAAATCATCAGTCAGGGCAGTACCGAAGGAATATGAGGAGAACGTTTCCATGTCGCTTTCAGCCGCCAAACCGGTTATTCAGGATAGCCCTGACGAAACATACGTAACCCTGCCGGACTATTCCCGTCACAGGATTGTGCCGGCGCGCTATCCCGCGCGCATGGCGGGCAGCGTGATTGCCTCCATGGTGATTGCGTTGCTATTCTATTCCTTTCTGACAAATCCCCATTGGGGATGGGACGTGTTTTCACAGTGGTTCTTGTCCGAGGCAGTGCTGGCCGGCCTTGGACGCACTTTGCTGCTGACAGTGCTGGCAACAGTCACCGGTGTGGTTTTCGGCACTTTGCTGGCGTTGGCACGGCTTTCCCCTTCGCCGGCCGTGTCTTCGCTTGTCTGGGTTTACACGTGGTTTGTCCGCTCGGTGCCGCTGCTTGTGCTGCTGCTGATATTGAACAATCTCGGCTATCTCTATGAAAGTGTGCGCTTGTCACTGCCTTTTTCCGGTGTGGTGCTGTTTGAATATCCGGCGGGAGAGCTGATAACACCGTTTACTGCTGCTTTTGTGGGGCTGTCATTGAATCAGTCGGCCTATTTCGCCGAGATTATCCGCAGCGGCATTCTTGCTGTTGATGCGGGACAGCGTGAAGCAGCGGCGGCTTTGGGCCTGCCGCGCAGGCGGCAGACTTTGCGCATTATCCTGCCGCAGGCCATGCGGTCTATTTCGCCGACCGGCTTTAGCGAGATTATCAGCCTGGCCAAGGGCACATCGGTTCTTTACATTATCGCCCTGCCTGAACTGTTTTACACGGTGCAGGTTATTTACAGGCGCAATCTGGAGGTTATTCCGCTGCTGATGGTGGCGACGGCCTGGTATCTTGTCATTATGACGGTGCTTTCTGTCGCGCAGATTTATATTGAGCGCCATTATGCCAGAGGAACGTTTAAACAACCGGCGTCCTTGCCGTTTGAGAATTTTTTCAGGCGTTTCCGGCCATTGCCTGTGCCGGCGGCAATTGAAAAGAAAACTTCACGGATCGTGCAGATAACAGCGCCGGGTGCGCCGGTTCATATTCGCGGTGTTTCCAGGCATTTCGATTCGTTAAAGGTGCTTGATGGTATTAACCTTGACGTTCCCGCCGGCCGTGTGACGGCCATTGTGGGGCCGTCAGGTTCAGGCAAGTCAACCTTGCTGCGGATCATCAACCGTCTGGAGCGGCAGGATGAAGGCTTTGTTCTTGTTGACGATGCGCTGGTCGGCTATCGCCAGCAGGGCGATGTTCTGTATGAATTGAAGGAAAAGGATATTCTCAAATGCCGGGCTGATATTGCGATGGTGTTTCAGAATTTCAATCTCTTTCCGCACATGACCGTTCTGGACAATATTATTGAAGCGCCGGTTCATGTGCGCGGTGTGGAGCGGAAAGACGCTGAGCTTCTGGCTCTTGAACTTCTGGCGCGTGTCGGGCTGGCTGACAAGGCAGGGGCTTATCCGCGCCAGCTTTCCGGCGGGCAGCAACAGCGTGTCGCCATTGCACGGGCGCTGGCCTTGCGGCCGCGGGTTCTGCTGTTTGACGAACCGACCTCGGCGCTTGATCCTGAACTGGTCGGTGAGGTGCTCGGGGTTATCCGGGAACTGGCGCATACCGGTACAACCATGCTGATTGTCACTCATGAAATCGGCTTTGCCCGTGAAGTGGCGGATGAGATTGTTTTCATGGAGCAGGGCAGGATTGTGGAAACCGGCCATCCGGACAGCATTTTCAATTGGCCGAAGCATTCGCGGACACGGGAATTCCTGGCCAGGGTTTTATAAAGGGAGGATGTTATGAGATATTTTACAGGTAAAAGCAGACATATGCTGGCTGGCGCGCTGATCGGCATGCTGGCTTTGGGAATGCAGGACGCACGGGCGCAGGAAGGGCTTGACCTGAGCGTGGAGCAGGCGGGGCGCATACGGGTTGAAAAACTGGAAAACCGCGCAGAAGGATTGCAGGGTGCGCAGTTTGTCAAACCGGGCGCCCTGACTGTAGGCGTCAGTACAAGCAGCTCTTTGCCTTTGCACGATTATGCCGCTGATGCCCGGACAGTGATCGGTTATGATATTGATCTTGCCTATCTTGTTGCCGACAGCCTGGGGCTTGAACTGCGGCTGGTGGAAGTCAGCTGGGCGGACTGGCCTTTGGGGCTGGTGTCGGGGAAGTTTGATGCCGTGATTTCCAATGTCACAGTTACGGAAGAGCGCAAGGAAAAATTTGATTTTGCGACTTATCGTAATGATGTGCTGGGTTTTTATGTCAGGATGGATAGTCCTGTCACTGAAATAAAAGAGGCAAAAGACATTGCCGGCTTGCGGGTTATTACGGATTCGGGCACCAATCAGGAAAAGGTATTGCTGGAATGGGACAGGCAGAACGTCAAAGCCGGGCTGAAACCGGTTGAAGTCCAGTATTATGATGATCGGGGCCTGGGAGAACTGGCGCTGCTGAGCGGGCGGGCGGATCTGGTTTTTAGCGTCAATACGCTGCAGGCCTATATTGCCGCCAAGGGCAAGACCAGGCTGGTGGGGCTGGTCAGCGGCGGCTGGCCGCAGACTGCGGAAGTGGCTGTGGCGTTTCGCAAGGGCAACGGGCTTGCCGAGCCGGTGACGCATATTCTGAATGACCGGATTGCCGATGGAACATATCAGAAAGTGCTGATACGCTGGAAACTGGCCGAAGAAGCGATTACACAATCGCGCACCAATCCGCCGGGCCTGTCAAAAGATATATTTTAGGTAGGCGGCGGAAAACAAGAATCTTGACGGTACGGCGCGCTGGAGTCTATTATCCTGGTACAAGGGGCAGCAGAGGTCTAGAAAAGGTTGGGTAATATGACAACAACTGCACAATTTTATCAGGATATGGAGCGCCGGTGCGCCGAGTTGAAAGCCGCCGGGCTTTACAAGCAGGAACGGCCGATTATCACTGCACAGGGCAGCGTCATCACAACAGCCGACAAGGCAGCCGTTATCAATCTGTGCGCCAATAATTATCTTGGCCTTTCTTCTCATCCTGCGGTGATTGCCGCTGCGCATGAAGCGCTTGATGCACGCGGTTATGGCTTGAGTTCTGTGCGTTTCATCTGTGGGACACAGGACATTCACAAAGAGCTTGAGGCGCGCCTGTCGCGCTTTCTGGGCACGGAAGACACAATCCTTTACAGTTCGGCCTTTGATGCCAATGGCGGCCTGTTCGAGACGCTGTTTGCAGCGGAAGATGCGATTATCAGTGATTCCTTGAATCATGCTTCGATTATTGACGGCGTGCGTC
This is a stretch of genomic DNA from Candidatus Tokpelaia hoelldoblerii. It encodes these proteins:
- a CDS encoding Putative acetyltransferase protein (bhsal03050) yields the protein MPDVFLYTTPDDPRAAPLLEALRQEYDSRYGSFYDEQGAIAEINRYPAEDFAPPAGNFVLLLRAGETIGGGAFKYYDAHTAELKRVWTRSDLRRQGLARKVLAELEQQARKQGYSRLYLTTGFRQPEAVGLYLNHGYKALFDLQADPETYKYLPFEKIISQGSTEGI
- a CDS encoding ABC transporter (bhsal03060), coding for MSLSAAKPVIQDSPDETYVTLPDYSRHRIVPARYPARMAGSVIASMVIALLFYSFLTNPHWGWDVFSQWFLSEAVLAGLGRTLLLTVLATVTGVVFGTLLALARLSPSPAVSSLVWVYTWFVRSVPLLVLLLILNNLGYLYESVRLSLPFSGVVLFEYPAGELITPFTAAFVGLSLNQSAYFAEIIRSGILAVDAGQREAAAALGLPRRRQTLRIILPQAMRSISPTGFSEIISLAKGTSVLYIIALPELFYTVQVIYRRNLEVIPLLMVATAWYLVIMTVLSVAQIYIERHYARGTFKQPASLPFENFFRRFRPLPVPAAIEKKTSRIVQITAPGAPVHIRGVSRHFDSLKVLDGINLDVPAGRVTAIVGPSGSGKSTLLRIINRLERQDEGFVLVDDALVGYRQQGDVLYELKEKDILKCRADIAMVFQNFNLFPHMTVLDNIIEAPVHVRGVERKDAELLALELLARVGLADKAGAYPRQLSGGQQQRVAIARALALRPRVLLFDEPTSALDPELVGEVLGVIRELAHTGTTMLIVTHEIGFAREVADEIVFMEQGRIVETGHPDSIFNWPKHSRTREFLARVL
- a CDS encoding ABC transporter substrate-binding protein (bhsal03070); the encoded protein is MRYFTGKSRHMLAGALIGMLALGMQDARAQEGLDLSVEQAGRIRVEKLENRAEGLQGAQFVKPGALTVGVSTSSSLPLHDYAADARTVIGYDIDLAYLVADSLGLELRLVEVSWADWPLGLVSGKFDAVISNVTVTEERKEKFDFATYRNDVLGFYVRMDSPVTEIKEAKDIAGLRVITDSGTNQEKVLLEWDRQNVKAGLKPVEVQYYDDRGLGELALLSGRADLVFSVNTLQAYIAAKGKTRLVGLVSGGWPQTAEVAVAFRKGNGLAEPVTHILNDRIADGTYQKVLIRWKLAEEAITQSRTNPPGLSKDIF